The Pseudoalteromonas translucida KMM 520 genome segment GCAATTTCCCGACTCAAGACTTAATGCATTTATAAGTTTAAGCAGTTATTTACCTAACAGTAAACGTAATCAAGACTTAAGCCAAACTTCGTCCTTAATTGCCCCACCATTACTGGATATTTACTACGCTAACGATAACAACGAGATTTTAATGAACCTTAAAAGTCGTCAGCGCTGGGTTAACCGCAATGCAAAATTTGATTATCGCCAACGCCAGTTATTTGGTTTGCGCAATCAGCCCGATCAGCATGCCCGCCTAAGTAAAGAAATAGACGGTTTTTTACGCCGCCTTTTTTAAATACTCGTAAGCAGCTTGAATATCTTGGCTTTTTTTAACCGCTAATTCCATCATATGTTTTGGTAAGCCTTGCGATACCAATTTATCAGGGTGATGCTGCGCCATCAGTTTTCGATACGCGAGCTTTATTTCTCGTGCTGTTGCTGAGTCATTAAGCCCTAATAATGCCAACGCTTGTGCGCGGTTTATATTATTATTAGGTGGTACATGATGGCCTGAACCTTCACGGTAACTGCTACTTTGCCCTTGTTGCTGTTGTTTATAACGCTGTTGCTGCTGCCTAAAGCTAAACTCTGCTTGGTAACGCTTTAATACAAAAGCAAAGTGCGCTCTAGATACGCCTAACTGTTTACTCACTTCTTGTAAAAGTAATTTTTCTTGCTCAGCGAGTACACCATCTGAGAATGCCATTTGAATTTGAATTTCTAAAAATAGCTGTAATAAATCATAACGCTTAGCAAAACGCTCTTTAAAGTCTTGTACTGTTTCTTTTAATGAAAAATCATTTTCTTTACCCGACTGAAATGCATGCTGTGCTTCGCGGCGCTCTTCACCTTGTAAGCCCATTTCGTCCATAAATAACGTTGCAGCTTTAATATGTACTTCGCTAATGCGCCCATTTGATTTAGCAATATGGCCCATAACTGCAAAACAGCTAGAAAAAAACAGCGCTTGACGCTCGTTTACGTCGTCACCTTTAAATAAGTTTGAAAAGCCACCGGCTTTATCAAAATCTTTTTTTAAGCTTTTATCAAACATATGGCCAAGGTATAGGCCAAAAATGGCACCAAAGATTTTGCCAAACATAAAACCGAAAATAAACCCGAGTATTTTTCCCCACATCTAAATTATTACCTCTATTAAATTTGTCGTTGATTAAGTGCTGATAATCGCTCAGGAGTACCTACATCATCCCATTGGCCTATGTAGAGTTCGGTAGAGACTAAATGTTCAGTTAATTTTTTAGCTAAAATAGGCCCAAGCGGACGAACACCTTGCTCAAAATCGTTAAAAAAATCGGCTTGATACCGGCCAATTCCAGAAAATGTATATTTTTGACTATCACTCGACAAATGACTGAGCGCAAAATCACCGTTAGGATTATGCGGCGGATTTTCTATCAGTACTATGTGCGCCTCACCCGCTTGTAAATGCAGCTGAGTTAACGCGCTTACGTCGTAATCGGTATATATGTCGCCATTTATAACAATAAAAGTGTCGCCTAATAGCGGTAGCGCAGCAATAATGCCACCGGCCGTTTCAAGGCCGCCTGCCACTTCTTGGCTGTAGCGTATATTTACGCCCCATTTGCTGCCATTGGCAAAATAATCTTTAATTTTATCACCTTGCCACGCAAGGTTTATTACTATTTCGGTAATACCCGCCGCTTTAAGATTAACAATATGATGCTCAATTAATGGCTTACCCGCTACTGCCAACATAGGTTTAGGCATATTTTGCGTTAGCGGCATCATGCGTTGTCCGCGCCCTGCCGCTAAAATCATCGCCTTCATGTGCGCTCCTTAGCCAAGCGCTCAACCACTTTAGGAACAATAGTATTTTGTATAAATAAGCCAAGGCCCTGCAGCTCTGAATAATTAGCAGCTACCTCTACAATATATGTAAGTGTAGGTAGTATATTAGCCAAATACCCTTTTTTACCATCACGTAAATACAAGCGACAAAAAATACCGGCCGCTTTTAAGTGGCGCTGTAAACCGGTTAAATCAAACCAATATTTAAATTCATTAAAGGTAACATTAGCAATTAAACCTTGGCGATTAAATTCATCGTACCCGTATTTAACTAAATGAGTTAATTCGCTCTCTGGCAGTTTAAAATAGCAATCGCGTAACAAAGACACTAAGTCGTAACATAGCGGCCCGCGTACAGCATCTTGATAATCTATGATCGCCCATTGCTGGTTGCAGCGCATAATATTACGACTATGGTAATCGCGGTGCATGGTAACGCTAGGCTGAGCAAGCATGGTATTGCTAAGCAGATCACAGCTTGTTTGCCACAGTATTTGTTGCTCTGCGGTTAGTTTACAATCAATAAAGTCATGCATTAACCACTGGCTGAATATGCCAAGCTCAACGGCTATAAACTTTTTATCATAAGCTTGCATAGCAGCTGCTGCAGGTGTTTTTGCCCACTGTACGCTTAGCTTAATTAATTGCTGGTAATACTCAGTGCGGTGCTCATCATCAAGCATGTCTGCAAGGTGCGTGCTGCCTAAGTCACTTAAAATGAAAAAGCCTTGCTGCTCGTCACTGGCAATAATAGCGGGCAATAAAAATCCTTGCTGCGTAAATACGCTATTGAGCGAGATATACGGCGCATTATTTACTTTAAGTGGATCGGAATCCATCACAATAAAGCTGTTATTAGCACAATTTAAGCGATAATAACGACGAAAGCTCGCATCGGCAGTAATTGCTGCTAACGTGCATTTTTGCTCACTAAAGTGAGTATTTATAAAGAGTTGTAAGCGTTCAAAACGTGTCATTTTATAAGCTATCTATTTTTCACTAATTACTTTGCCATTGTTTTCCTTTATTATGTCTACTTGAAATTAATCACAGCGTATAAAGGTCGATAAATGAGCAAAACCTGGGGCATATTGATGCTAAGCGTACTGAGCGCACCATCGCTTGCCGAAACTGAACTGACACACAAGTTTTGTGGCACTTCAATGCAAACCAGAGCTTGGCAACCGCTTCCTGGCTTAAAGCTAGGTATGGTTGATATTCGCGCTAACGACGTAGAGCTTTTAGGCACACAAAGCGCTGAATTTACTGGTAATGTTGATATTAACACCGTTAATATGAGTTTGTCCGCACAAACTGCACTAATCGATAAGCAGCGCGGTTTACTCAATGCTACTGGGCCAATTACTTATCGCGACAAAATAAGCGAAGTTAACAGTACAGGCCTCAACGCCGATTTAAATAACTCAGCAATCAGCTTACTTGGTGCACAATATAGCCTAACACAACAGCTAGGCAAAGGTGGCGCTGAAAAACTCACCGTTGATGAGTCTGGCTTAATGCTAATGAATGCAAGCTTTACTGCTTGTCCTGGCGAAGTACCTGTGTGGGCCATTGAAGCCGACGAAATTAACCTTTCTCGCGAAGAAGGCTGGGGCGAAACCTATAATGCGGTTTTACGCATCCTAGATACGCCGGTTTTATATTTACCTTATTTTACCTTTCCACTTGATGAGCGCCGTAAATCGGGATTACTTACGCCTAGTTTTTCAAGTTCAGATCGCTATGGTTTAGAAACAATTACGCCTTACTACTGGAATATCGCTCCTAATTTAGATGCCACCATTACCCCGCGCTATATGTCGCGTAAAGGCTTACAACTGCAAACTGAATTTAGATATTTAACCCAAGAGCATGAAGGCTTAGTGGGCATTGAATACTTAAATAAAGATGATTCAGACCCCGATCTTGGCGATCGTTATATGTTTCATTGGCAACAAAAAAGCTACTTAGGTGAAAACTGGCGCGCTAATGTTGATATAACAAACGTGAGTGACGACAACTACTTAACTGATTTAGACTCTAATTATGCCAGTAAAACCGATACCCAATTGTACAGAACAGGCTCGCTTACCCATATGGGCGACACTTGGCGTACCGATATTACAGTACAAAATTTTGAAGTACTGGGCGATCACTTAGAGTCTTATACCGCTTTACCACAAATTAGTTTTACCCAAACCGCACCTTGGCAATACGACAACTTTGATTTTAGTGTATCGGGAGAAGTGAGCCACTTTACGAATAGCTCAGCTATTATTGATCAAGCTACTCGAATACATATTGAGCCAAAAGCTCGCTTTGATTATAAAGAACATGCATGGTCGTTTTTATCAGAAGTAAGCATATTACAAACAAACTACAAGCAGCATGGTGATTTAGAAGGTACTCAATATAGCGAAAGCGTATCGCGTACACTGCCAAAAGTACGTTTGTATACACAACTTAATTTTGAGCGCGAAACCTCCTACTTTATTGACGACGGTATTCAAACTTTAGAGCCTCAGCTACAATATTTATATACCCCTAATGAAGATCAATCTGATATAGGCTTATTTGATACTGCCAAACTACAAGATGATTTTTTTGGTTTATTTAGAGATACACGCTTTTCAGGTGTTGATAGAATAGCCGCTGCCAACCAATTTACCTTAGGTGCAACTACTCGGTTATTTGACAAAAAACACCAAGAAGTATTTAATTTTAGCGCCGGGCAAATATTTTATTTAAGCGATTCAGCCAAACCTACAGAGCAAGGATTAAACTCAGACACCAACTACAATGCCTTGTTTGCAGCACAAACCATGGTACATTGGCATCGTCGCTGGTATTTATCAGCGGGTATTCAGTATGATACTGACGGCAAACAAATTATTCAGTCTAACGTAACGCTCGACTATAAAGGCGACGATAATGAGCTAGTTCAATTGAACCATCGGTATTCAGATGATGTCTCAGGTAATGCAATTGAACAAACAGGCTTATTTACAAGCATTCCAGTGAGCGACGAATGGCAGTTTATTGCAAGCTATCACCGCGACCTTGAAAATAACCGCAGTATCGAAGTGTTAAGCGGACTACAGTATGAATCGTGCTGTTGGGCATTTCAAATTACTGGCCATCGCCAAATTGTTACCGACTTAAATCAGTCTATAGGGCAACAACAGGCGACTTTTGATTCAAGTATTCGTTTGAATTTTGTTTTAAAAGGGTTAGGTAGTAAAAGCCGTTATGATGCTAAAAAATTATTACAACAAGGTATTTTTGGTTATCGTAGACCGTATTTTCTTAATGACTAGGACACTGTTTTTAAAGTTAAAGTAGTATTAATTAACGCTAAAAATTGAGTATTCCCTAGGATCACAATAGTACTATTAGCAAGAGTAGTAAAAAGAATATGAATTTAAAAAAATTATTAACATCAGCAGTTTTAAGTATTAGCTTATGCCAAAGCGCATTTGCAGCTCCGGTTGAAATCGACAAAGTTATTGGCATAGTCAACCAAGGGGTTATTTTAAAAAGTGAAGTGGACACCATAGTTAACCGTGTTAAAAAGCAAGCTGAAGAACAAAGTCAGGA includes the following:
- the djlA gene encoding co-chaperone DjlA; this translates as MWGKILGFIFGFMFGKIFGAIFGLYLGHMFDKSLKKDFDKAGGFSNLFKGDDVNERQALFFSSCFAVMGHIAKSNGRISEVHIKAATLFMDEMGLQGEERREAQHAFQSGKENDFSLKETVQDFKERFAKRYDLLQLFLEIQIQMAFSDGVLAEQEKLLLQEVSKQLGVSRAHFAFVLKRYQAEFSFRQQQQRYKQQQQGQSSSYREGSGHHVPPNNNINRAQALALLGLNDSATAREIKLAYRKLMAQHHPDKLVSQGLPKHMMELAVKKSQDIQAAYEYLKKAA
- the murU gene encoding N-acetylmuramate alpha-1-phosphate uridylyltransferase MurU, with the protein product MKAMILAAGRGQRMMPLTQNMPKPMLAVAGKPLIEHHIVNLKAAGITEIVINLAWQGDKIKDYFANGSKWGVNIRYSQEVAGGLETAGGIIAALPLLGDTFIVINGDIYTDYDVSALTQLHLQAGEAHIVLIENPPHNPNGDFALSHLSSDSQKYTFSGIGRYQADFFNDFEQGVRPLGPILAKKLTEHLVSTELYIGQWDDVGTPERLSALNQRQI
- a CDS encoding aminoglycoside phosphotransferase family protein; translation: MTRFERLQLFINTHFSEQKCTLAAITADASFRRYYRLNCANNSFIVMDSDPLKVNNAPYISLNSVFTQQGFLLPAIIASDEQQGFFILSDLGSTHLADMLDDEHRTEYYQQLIKLSVQWAKTPAAAAMQAYDKKFIAVELGIFSQWLMHDFIDCKLTAEQQILWQTSCDLLSNTMLAQPSVTMHRDYHSRNIMRCNQQWAIIDYQDAVRGPLCYDLVSLLRDCYFKLPESELTHLVKYGYDEFNRQGLIANVTFNEFKYWFDLTGLQRHLKAAGIFCRLYLRDGKKGYLANILPTLTYIVEVAANYSELQGLGLFIQNTIVPKVVERLAKERT
- the lptD gene encoding LPS assembly protein LptD, coding for MSKTWGILMLSVLSAPSLAETELTHKFCGTSMQTRAWQPLPGLKLGMVDIRANDVELLGTQSAEFTGNVDINTVNMSLSAQTALIDKQRGLLNATGPITYRDKISEVNSTGLNADLNNSAISLLGAQYSLTQQLGKGGAEKLTVDESGLMLMNASFTACPGEVPVWAIEADEINLSREEGWGETYNAVLRILDTPVLYLPYFTFPLDERRKSGLLTPSFSSSDRYGLETITPYYWNIAPNLDATITPRYMSRKGLQLQTEFRYLTQEHEGLVGIEYLNKDDSDPDLGDRYMFHWQQKSYLGENWRANVDITNVSDDNYLTDLDSNYASKTDTQLYRTGSLTHMGDTWRTDITVQNFEVLGDHLESYTALPQISFTQTAPWQYDNFDFSVSGEVSHFTNSSAIIDQATRIHIEPKARFDYKEHAWSFLSEVSILQTNYKQHGDLEGTQYSESVSRTLPKVRLYTQLNFERETSYFIDDGIQTLEPQLQYLYTPNEDQSDIGLFDTAKLQDDFFGLFRDTRFSGVDRIAAANQFTLGATTRLFDKKHQEVFNFSAGQIFYLSDSAKPTEQGLNSDTNYNALFAAQTMVHWHRRWYLSAGIQYDTDGKQIIQSNVTLDYKGDDNELVQLNHRYSDDVSGNAIEQTGLFTSIPVSDEWQFIASYHRDLENNRSIEVLSGLQYESCCWAFQITGHRQIVTDLNQSIGQQQATFDSSIRLNFVLKGLGSKSRYDAKKLLQQGIFGYRRPYFLND